TTTGTGTACGTTCAGCAACGGCCATTGGTTACCCCTCCATCTCAACTATCACGAATGATTTCATCTATAAAAGTCTTGCGATTTGCAGTTCATGATGTTTCGTTCGTTCTCTTACGAAAGGTTAGTCAATTAACTTTCCTTCCTTACTTTGGATTTTACTGCTTCATTAACACTATGTCAATAGTAGTTAATTTAAAAACTAGATGAAAATTCGTGTGATATGCTGTTGTAGCACACTGCTACCTTAACAAGTAACACAAAATGGGATACACTTATGAAGATCTTCAAAAAGTCGTCTTTTGATCACGAAGGAGCCCTGAAAGCTTGGGCAACATCGAAAGAGGCGTTCACCTTCAAAGGCCGGTGCTCATGTAGGTCCCCTACACTCCGCTCCTCCTTTTTCAGGTTCTCACCACTTTCTCGGTGCTGAAAAGACGACTTTTTGAATTTGATCTTTATGAAGATTGTTTTGAGAAAGGGGTATCGGCATGGACCACGATGCGCAAAAGTTAACCAGTGCTTTAGCTGACCCCACCCGTTTTTCCATTTACCAATTTGTCGCCTACAGTAAAGATCCCATTACGGTTCAGGATATAGCTGATCACTTCTCTATCCACCCAAATGTGGCACGCTTGCACTTGACGAAGTTAGAGGACGTAAATTTACTCACTGCTGTTACAGACAAAAGCGGTAAGGGAGGACGTCCCAGTCGGTTGTACTCACTATCTGAACAGGTTGTGAGTCTGCAATTCCCACCTCGTGACTATCAGCTATTGGCCGATATCGCGATTGAAAGCCTGCTATCGCTCGGCGAAGCTGGCGAAGCCGCTCTCATTAAAATGGGACATCGCATTGGAACAGAAATGGCAAAACGGGCGGTTGTCCGAAGCGGAATCAATTTACAAACAGCCTCTATGGAAGAAAAATTGGACCTGGTCCATCGGATTGTCGTGGCTCAGGGATTGAAACCAGACATCGAAGCAATGGCTGAAGGAAAGCTGCGTTTTCGCGTGAATAATTGCACCTTCTCTGACAGCGCAAAAAAATACCCGAATGCCGTATGCCAGATGCACAACGCTCTTTTGATGGGAATATTCGAAACGTACTTGGGGAACATTGAATTACGTGAGGATGATTCCAAAATTCGCGGTTGCCAATCTTGCAACTATACGGTGATTCAGTATTAGCACCGCAAGTCCTATCTCTCCTGCTCGGGTGACAATAATCCGTCATACCTTTATCGTTTACACGTGTTCACCTCTCCTATATAATGGGGGAGGAATCTTGTAAATCTTACCGTTGGAGGCAAAAAGGGGGGACAAAAATGGATCGTATGTATCGCGTTCTTGGTTTCTGGACCATTGTGATCGCGTTGATGGCGTTTTGGGGGGAATTGTACCCGATGGCGCTCATCTTCTTCAGTTTGACTGCTTTCTTCGTAGCTTTGAGCTACATGAACCTGACTGAACGAGTATACTTAAACATTTTCTTCGGCTTCATGTTCCTGTCTTTTGTTGGATTCACGTATTACACGTTCTTCGTGATGCCTGTTGGCCCACAAGAACACGCTTTGCTACAATTGATTATGTAAAAAAAGATGCTCGCCTTGAGCATCTTTTTTTGTGTTCACTTTTTCTTTTACTCCCGAATGCCTTTTCCTTGGACCATAACCCAAAAACGCCCACCCAAGCCAGCAGGATCGATCAACTGCTGAATAGCCCGATTCCGTTTCATCGCAACGCTCGTGAAAGGGTCTCTGTCCATATGCGCGACCGCTTTATGAAGCAAGCCATTCCGCATTAAAAACCGATCCTGCCTCATATAGCCTATTTCCTGTAAACCAGCCTTTTCTCCATACTCTTTCCACGCAGAAAAATTCACATGTGTCGTCAAGTCTTGTTCACCTATGTTGAGATACGGATTCGTATGAGCCTGATGGCGATGATAGCACATCAGTGTTCCGTTTTTTCGACTGGGATGGTAGAGCTCCTCTTGCAGGTCACCGTAATCAATCGTGATGACGAATCCTTTTTTCAATAGGCAAGAAACATCTTGTGCCGCTTGCTCCATCGCCAAATTTATCTCGATCCGCATGCCGATTGGCAGCTTCAAGTTCAGCCCACGCAAATATTCTCCTAGCGCTGGTGTCATCTCCCCCAGACACTCTTCCAACCCGTCCTCGCCAACACGCACCCACACTTCCTGCCAGCCGGATTTGTTTTTTTCCACAATATGTACCGGAAATGCGTCCAGCCATTCATTCGAGAAAATAACCCCTTCTATTTTTTCTTGTTTGGCAGCTTCATTCACGGAAGAATACCAACGCTTCGGACCCTCGTGCCACTGGAGCGCCTCCTGCTGCATTTTCCGGTGATACGGACTCGCCTCTATCAAAATGACCGTCAATTCTTTGTATATCTCTGGCTTGCACGCACGGATGCGCTCCAGCATGTGACGGCAGACAGCCCCGGTTCCACCACCAATCTCCACAAGAACAGGCGAAGTGATATCCGCCTCCTCCCATAATGCCAAGACAGCATCTGCGATTGTTTCCGCAAAGACGGGATGCACCGATGCACTCGTATAAAAATCTCCCGCTTTTCCTACTTTGGGTTGTTCGACCATATAATATCCATGCGTGTCATGGTAGAGGGCCAACTCCATAAAGCGCGCGAACGTAATGGCTTTTCCTGGTTGGCTTTCTATTTCCTCGCGAATCAGTTCGATCATCGTCATCAGCTCTTCTCCTGCTATCCAAATTCAACTAGATAAGGCTATAATACGAAAAGAAGCATACAATATGGAAAGGCAAAAGCAAAAGGTGAAATCATGCGCAAAATTCTACTCGTCTTATTCCTGCTTGTATGTCCATTGACGGTGTTCGCCCAGGAAGAGCCCGCTACCTCTTTGGAAGAGCTCATCCTGCAGCAGCATTTTACACAAAAAGAGCTGGAGCGAACCCTCACCTTACTTAAGGAAGAAGAGACGCGGACATACGGGGAAATCGCTCAAATGGATCTCGACTTGCAACGGCAAAAGCTGGTGATGGAAGCGACACAACGTCGTGCCGGTGAAGTAGCGCGGGCCTATTACATGGGCGAGCGTACTAATCTTCTGACGTTACTATTAAATGCGGAAAATTTCAATCAGTTCTTATTGATGTACGATTTCTACGAGATCTTGTACGAGCGTGACATGTCTCGACTAGAAACCTATCATACTGAGCGCACGAAGCTCACCGCGATGCAAACTGACAAAAAGAATCGATTGGAACAACTTCAAGCACTGCGAAAAAAATACGAGCTTCAATTGTCAGAGATGCTCGCTATTGCCGCTGAAAAAGAAAAGAATGTACAAAAACTGGATGACCCGACAGTTGTGGAATCCATGATGAATCACTTGATTTTAGACTGGGAAAAACGTGGTTTGCCCGCTTTCCAGACCTTCTTTGGAATGCTCGCGCAGGTCATGGTTCAAGTTCCCGAGTTGGCGACACCGGATCGAATTTCGTCGGAAGGTCTCCTCAAGCATACGCTAACCATCAACCAGACTGACTTCAACAATTTTTTGATAGAGAAAGACGCCTTGTTTAAACAATCCCATTTCTCCTTTGAGGATAACAAGCTGACCGTGGAAGGCACGTATGATCAGATGGAGCTCAAGCTCGTTGGTAACTATGAGCTCGTCTCTCCCACCCATCTCAAATTCCACATTACCGAGCTGTACTTTGACGGCTTTGCCTTGCCTCCTTCAACCGTGGAAGAAATGGAGAAAGCGTACGATCTCGGATTTTATCCGGAGCTGATCTCCCCCAATATCCAAGTGCAGGGCATCACGCTGATGGACGAAGAATTAAAGCTCCAGCTACAATTTAATCTCCCATTTGGATTTGGAAAGAAGTAAAGCCAGCTATTCGTTAGCTGGCTTTTTTCTGGGAGACAACCTTATTGATATGAGCTGGCATTTCGTGCTGCAATTGTGTCATGTACTGGATCGCTTCTTTCGTCAGCGTCGGGTATTTTTGCCCTTGCTTTAGCTTCTCCAATGTTTCTGACACTGGGTAAATGACATAGTTGCGCTTGTTATTTTTCCGATAAAAATGAACGTAGGTCGGAATCATTTCAGCACTTTCGATGCTGGCCTCTCCTGACTCATTCTTGTACAGCACAAGCTTCAGAATTGCCCCAACATCCTTGTAGTCCCATCGCTGCGCGGAGATGAAATTGCCTAACGAGTAGGTGATTAGCCCTTTGTGTTGACGTCCATCTTCGAGGGTAACCGTCTTCCATTCGTAAGGTTGTACCACATGTGGATGCGCGCCCAGTATGATATCCGCTCCAAATGTCAGAGCTTGCTCGGCAGTCTTGATTTGTTCAGGACTGGGCATCCGTTGATACTCATTTCCGAAATGAAGCGCCACTGCAACCAGATCGGCTCCTTTTTCTCTTGCCCGTGCGATGTCTTTCTTCATCAGCTCAGGTGAAATCAGATTGATCAGATACGGCTTACCCTCTGGAATCGCGATTCCATTCGTTCCGTACGTATACGACAGCAAGGCTAGTGTGAATCCGTCCTTGCTCAACAACAAGGGTTCATCTCGATCCTCGGGATTTGCAAACGTTCCCGTGTGCGGTAGACCGGCTTCATCGAGATATTTGATGGTTTGCAGAACCCCTCGTTCTTTGCGGTCCATCGAATGGTTATTCGCTGTCGTTACCGCAGTAAATCCAATTTCCTTCAACGTATGCGCAAGCGACTCAGGAGAATTAAACATCGGATAGCCTGAGTATTTGGCCTCGCTGCCGCTCATCGTTGTCTCAAGATTGCCGATGACCCAGTCTGCCTCCCGGAACATCGGGATGACATTCGGGAAGAAACGTTTAAAATCATAGCTTTTCGTCGCTGGGTCCCAGACGGCATCCAACTGCTCCTGATGCATCATGATATCCCCAACAGCGAGAAGGGAGATACGCTGTTCCGGAAATCTTGATGGCAAAGTCGGAGGTTGTGTCTCCTGTTGATTGGTTGCTGTCTGCGGTGGTGTTTCGGGATCAGGCACTTTCACGTTGGGAGCTTGGCTCGTCTTATCTGCTTGGGCGACGGGTGCCGCACACCCAACCAGACTCGTGCAGGCGATAACGAGAAGGAGTGCCCATTTCCATGTTCGCTTCATAATGAATAGCTCCTTTGGTAAATGGTGACCCCCTTCCTTTTCTCCACCACCTGACAAAATCCTCTCCCAGACTTATAAAGAATGATGAAATGACTAACGAAGCATGCCTGTGACAAACGGATTGTACGTTTTCTCGTAGTCGATTGTCGTCTTCGGTCCATGCCCTGGATAAACAATCGTTTCATCATCGAGCTCAAACAGTTTGTCCTGGATACTGATCATCAGAGTCTCAAAATCTCCTCCGAAGAGATCTGTACGCCCGATGCTCTGGTTAAACAGAACGTCCCCACCGAAGCAGTGTTGGCCAATTACGAATGAACAACTGCCTGGTGAATGACCTGGCGTATGCAGCACCTGAATATGAAAACCTGCCAGTTCCAGAGTCTGACCATCCTCCAGTTCGTGCTCGGCCCGCTCACATATGATGAGCTCCGGCAGATTCCAGCGTCGCGATCCGTTGAGATCAGGGTTTGTGAGCCATTCCTGCTCCAGTGGATGAATGTAAACGGGTGCTTTTGTTAATTCTCTTACTTGGTTGAGTCCACCAATATGATCCAAGTGGGCATGCGTCAAAAGAATGGCGACGACGTTTTTATTTGCGAGGGCGCGGAGCAACTGATCTGGCTCCATGCCCGGGTCAATCACAATGGTTTGGTTGGTAGCGGTGTTTGTCACCACATATGCATTGGTTTGAAATGCTCCCAACGCATAGGATTCAATGGCAAGATTTTGATTCATCACAGGAAACCTCCTTGATTTTTTGATACGATAGAAAAAACACGTTTGCAAACATGGG
The window above is part of the Brevibacillus brevis NBRC 100599 genome. Proteins encoded here:
- a CDS encoding helix-turn-helix transcriptional regulator produces the protein MDHDAQKLTSALADPTRFSIYQFVAYSKDPITVQDIADHFSIHPNVARLHLTKLEDVNLLTAVTDKSGKGGRPSRLYSLSEQVVSLQFPPRDYQLLADIAIESLLSLGEAGEAALIKMGHRIGTEMAKRAVVRSGINLQTASMEEKLDLVHRIVVAQGLKPDIEAMAEGKLRFRVNNCTFSDSAKKYPNAVCQMHNALLMGIFETYLGNIELREDDSKIRGCQSCNYTVIQY
- a CDS encoding DUF2626 domain-containing protein, with product MDRMYRVLGFWTIVIALMAFWGELYPMALIFFSLTAFFVALSYMNLTERVYLNIFFGFMFLSFVGFTYYTFFVMPVGPQEHALLQLIM
- a CDS encoding class I SAM-dependent methyltransferase → MTMIELIREEIESQPGKAITFARFMELALYHDTHGYYMVEQPKVGKAGDFYTSASVHPVFAETIADAVLALWEEADITSPVLVEIGGGTGAVCRHMLERIRACKPEIYKELTVILIEASPYHRKMQQEALQWHEGPKRWYSSVNEAAKQEKIEGVIFSNEWLDAFPVHIVEKNKSGWQEVWVRVGEDGLEECLGEMTPALGEYLRGLNLKLPIGMRIEINLAMEQAAQDVSCLLKKGFVITIDYGDLQEELYHPSRKNGTLMCYHRHQAHTNPYLNIGEQDLTTHVNFSAWKEYGEKAGLQEIGYMRQDRFLMRNGLLHKAVAHMDRDPFTSVAMKRNRAIQQLIDPAGLGGRFWVMVQGKGIRE
- a CDS encoding CapA family protein, with protein sequence MKRTWKWALLLVIACTSLVGCAAPVAQADKTSQAPNVKVPDPETPPQTATNQQETQPPTLPSRFPEQRISLLAVGDIMMHQEQLDAVWDPATKSYDFKRFFPNVIPMFREADWVIGNLETTMSGSEAKYSGYPMFNSPESLAHTLKEIGFTAVTTANNHSMDRKERGVLQTIKYLDEAGLPHTGTFANPEDRDEPLLLSKDGFTLALLSYTYGTNGIAIPEGKPYLINLISPELMKKDIARAREKGADLVAVALHFGNEYQRMPSPEQIKTAEQALTFGADIILGAHPHVVQPYEWKTVTLEDGRQHKGLITYSLGNFISAQRWDYKDVGAILKLVLYKNESGEASIESAEMIPTYVHFYRKNNKRNYVIYPVSETLEKLKQGQKYPTLTKEAIQYMTQLQHEMPAHINKVVSQKKAS
- a CDS encoding MBL fold metallo-hydrolase, yielding MNQNLAIESYALGAFQTNAYVVTNTATNQTIVIDPGMEPDQLLRALANKNVVAILLTHAHLDHIGGLNQVRELTKAPVYIHPLEQEWLTNPDLNGSRRWNLPELIICERAEHELEDGQTLELAGFHIQVLHTPGHSPGSCSFVIGQHCFGGDVLFNQSIGRTDLFGGDFETLMISIQDKLFELDDETIVYPGHGPKTTIDYEKTYNPFVTGMLR